A region of Streptomyces cinnamoneus DNA encodes the following proteins:
- the tsaD gene encoding tRNA (adenosine(37)-N6)-threonylcarbamoyltransferase complex transferase subunit TsaD, protein MARRTDEPLVLGIETSCDETGVGIVRGHTLLADAVASSVDEHARFGGVVPEVASRAHLEAMVPTIQRALKEAGVSAKDLDGIAVTAGPGLAGALLVGVSAAKAYAYALGKPLYGVNHLASHICVDQLEHGALPEPTMALLVSGGHSSLLLAPDITADVRPLGSTIDDAAGEAFDKIARVLNLGFPGGPVIDRYAREGDPEAIRFPRGLTGPRDPIYDFSFSGLKTAVARWIEAKRAAGENVPVPDVAASFQEAVVDVLTRKAVRACKDHGVDHLMIGGGVAANTRLRAMAERRCEDAGITLRVPRPKLCTDNGAMVAALGAEMVARGRSASSWDLSADSSLPVTDPHVPGHDHGHGHGHDHDHVHELSKQNLYE, encoded by the coding sequence ATGGCTCGCAGGACTGACGAACCCCTCGTCCTCGGCATCGAAACCTCGTGCGACGAGACCGGCGTCGGCATCGTCCGCGGCCACACGCTGCTCGCCGACGCGGTCGCGTCGAGCGTCGACGAGCACGCCCGCTTCGGCGGCGTCGTCCCCGAAGTCGCCAGCCGGGCGCACCTGGAGGCGATGGTCCCGACGATCCAGCGCGCGCTGAAGGAAGCGGGCGTGAGCGCGAAGGACCTCGACGGCATCGCGGTCACGGCCGGCCCGGGCCTGGCGGGCGCCCTGCTCGTCGGCGTCTCGGCCGCCAAGGCGTACGCCTACGCCCTGGGCAAGCCGCTCTACGGCGTCAACCACCTCGCCTCGCACATCTGCGTGGACCAGCTGGAGCACGGCGCCCTGCCCGAGCCGACGATGGCCCTGCTGGTCAGCGGCGGCCACTCCTCGCTGCTGCTGGCCCCGGACATCACGGCGGACGTCCGCCCCCTCGGCTCGACGATCGACGACGCGGCGGGCGAGGCGTTCGACAAGATCGCCCGCGTCCTGAACCTCGGCTTCCCCGGCGGCCCGGTCATCGACCGCTACGCCCGCGAGGGCGACCCGGAGGCCATCCGCTTCCCGCGCGGCCTGACGGGCCCACGCGACCCGATATACGACTTCTCCTTCTCCGGCCTGAAGACGGCGGTGGCCCGCTGGATCGAGGCCAAGCGTGCGGCGGGCGAGAACGTGCCCGTGCCGGACGTGGCTGCTTCCTTCCAGGAGGCGGTCGTCGACGTCCTCACGCGCAAGGCCGTCCGCGCCTGCAAGGACCACGGCGTCGACCACCTGATGATCGGCGGCGGCGTCGCCGCGAACACCCGCCTGCGGGCCATGGCCGAGCGCCGCTGCGAGGACGCGGGCATCACGCTGCGCGTGCCGCGCCCGAAGCTGTGCACGGACAACGGCGCGATGGTGGCGGCGCTGGGCGCGGAGATGGTGGCGCGGGGACGGTCGGCGTCGTCGTGGGACCTGTCGGCGGACTCGTCGCTGCCGGTGACGGACCCGCACGTGCCGGGCCATGACCACGGGCATGGCCACGGCCACGACCACGACCACGTGCACGAGCTGAGCAAGCAGAACCTGTACGAGTGA